The Spinacia oleracea cultivar Varoflay chromosome 2, BTI_SOV_V1, whole genome shotgun sequence DNA segment TTGTGAGGAGGGTTGGTGGTGAAGACGGGGGAAGGGATATGAAGAAAAGAGTTGGGGGGAGAGATTTTGTGAAAGGGAAAGGGGGAGGTGAGAAAACTGTTGTGAAGCGAGCTGCATTTGTGtcggaggatgatgatgatgatgatgatgatgatgagattGAGACAGAGCATGAGAAGAAGAAGTCGGTTTCTGggtttttggatttgattggtggGGAAGATAGTGAAGAGGAATCTGACGAAGAGGATGATGAAATTGTGATCAAGAGTAGAAGTTCTTTATTTGCAAATGAGGGCGAGAAACCTAGTTCTGGACCTAGCTCATCTGATAGAGGTGATTCGGAGTCGTATCTTAGTGATACCAGGTTCGTCTTCCAGATATTCATTTCTTGTTGGTTGTTTATGCTATCTAATGTTTTGAATTTGTGTCATTAGCATTGGTTTCTTGTTTTATTAATCATTTTGGTGATTGGTAGATATTCTGTATAATAATGATAGAGATGAAAGTTATACTCAATGTATCTGCTATAAATTTACAAGGTCTTTCCCTGCCTTATGGTGGATGACTTGGTGACTTTTAAAGTTTGTTGATTTATGTTTTCTCAAAGCTGCATTCTTGTGTAGTCCATCTCAGTAGTAGCTGCTACTAGTTAGTTCATCTTGTGGATGAGCAATGTCCTTCAATATGGCCAGTTTAGTTTGGATTTTTATTTACTCTGGATTGTATTATGGGTATGCCTCTCCTTGTTCAGTCAATGGCTGATTTTTTACCTTAACTGCAGGTTTGATCAATGTGCTATATCACCCTTGTCTTTGAAAGCAATCAAAGATGTTGGCTACGAGAAGTTGACCATGGTGCAAGCGGCAACTCTCCCTGTTATCCTAAAAGGTCAAGAAAAAGTTTTTAAGTAAaaccaaaactgattttgtAGTGTTACTAATTGGCTTGCAAAACTGAGATTGGTTGGAATATGAGCTTGTTAGACAAGGTTTATCTAAAATGCAGCTTAAGTATTAGTAGATGATATTTGAATGAATAAATCTGTTTGTTTTCTGCTCTTGCTGTCTATGTTTTTTGGATAAAATCATAAAACGGTAGGTACAGTTTTAAGGGCAAGTGGATAATAGATAAGTAGCTTACTGAATGTTATGGTGTCTGCCCATGAAGCTGTTTGTACTGCAAATGTACCTTTGAACTTTCTTTTTGTGCTGATTTAACTATTACGGGCCTATGAGGAGCTGAAATGGTAAAAGCTCTTCTGATGTCATTGGAATGTTAGGTACTTTTCCGTCCATTTCTCATCAACAAGGATGTGCTTTAATTTAGtttccttctttttcttttggccCCCTTTTTTTGTtgtggggggtgggggtggggggtgGGGGTTGAGTTTATACAAAGGCCATCTAGCAAAATTTATGAGAGGCTTTTTCACATATTTCCAATCTGTTTTATAGCTGTTTGGTTAGCACCTGACTGATTTCTTGCTTACTCTTCACTTTTCAGGTAAAGATGTTATGGCTAAGGCTAAAACAGGCACAGGAAAAACTGTTGCATTTTTGGTAAAACATACTTCATCTCTTATCAAATATAGTTTTGAATAATCCAATGTGAACTGTTGCAAATAAAAATGTGAAACATTCTGAGTTTCAACCTTTAAGCAAAGGCTAAAAATATAAATTCTTCGTATACCTTTTTTGGATAAAAAATTTCGGTATTTTCTGAAGATATTTTTTGTCGTACTAAGACTTGTTCTAAATTTCAGCTTCCGTCCATCGAAGTGGTGATAAACACCCCTCCTGCTAGTCGTGACCAGAAGAGACCACCAGTTCTTGTTCTTGTAATATGTCCAACGCGAGAGCTTGCTAGTCAAGCTGCTACAGAAGCTAAAACTTTGCTCAAGTATCATCCTACTATTGGTGTCCAAGTTGTTATTGGTGGTACTAGGCTTGCTGTTGAGCAGAAGCGTATGCAGGCAAATCCTTGTCAGGTCAGATACATAATCCTTTCGAGTAATTTTTTTGTGCTGAAGATGTATTGTGTATACAAAGTCAGTAGTGGACATATTTGAGATTTTGGATCTTTATGAAGCCATTTACTACTCCTGCGTCTCACTGTTTTTCACACTTCTATTACATGAATGTTCCAATATATTTTTAACCTTTCCTGTTCGAGTAAAAAACAAATCTGTTTTCTCTATCACATCAACCATTTTTCTGTCTCCATCACTCTACTTCGCTtacttttcttctctttctacCCACCTTTGTAATTTTTGTGTGCTGAAGATGTATTGTGTATACAAAGCCAGTAGTGGACATATTTAAGATTTTGGATCTTTATGAAGCCATTTACTACTCCTGGGTCTCACTGTTTTTCACACTTCTATTACGTGAATGTTCCATTATATTTTTAACCTTTCCCGTTCGAGTAAAAAACAAATCTGTTTTCTCTATCACATCAACCATTTTTCTGTCTCCATCACTCTACTTCGCTtacttttcttctctttctacccacctttaatattttaatttccactTATACTACCATTCTCTCACCTTTTTTATTAAATGCCTACCTCACCAATCTACCATATTATGTCAAACCCTAGTACTGTGGAGAATATCATATTATCATTGCTAAATTGCATCCTTAGGGCAGGCAGTTAACTTGATTTTGGACACAGATTCTTGTAGCTACACCTGGGCGGCTTAGGGATCATATGGAGAATACTGCAGGATTCGCCACTCGGCTTATGGGTGTGAAAGTTCTTGTACTTGATGAAGCTGATCACTTGTTGGACATGGGATTTCGCAAGGACATTGAGAAAATAATTGCAGCCACTCCCAAACAGCGGCAAACACTACTGTTTTCTGCCACCGTCCCGGATGATGTTAGTTCTTTTTCAGCATTTGGTTGCACACATGCATGTCCTGTATCAATAATGTGAAATAATTTCCGAAGCATAGGCTAATCCTTACAataatttgaatatttattTGAAGGTACGTCAAATCAGCCATATCGCTTTAAAAAGAGATCATGAATTTATCAGTACTGTTCTAGAAGGCAGCGAGGAGACACATGCAAAGGTGCGTTCACGATGCTACATTTTGCTGTCAAAAGTTTGCTTGTATTCATTTTGTAATATGAGGTACTCGTATTTGTTTTTGCCAAATTACCTAATAGGTTTGAGAAAACCCCTCATTTTCCCTGGGTATTAAGGTGTCAACATGGTACTGAATGTAGCTCTGGGCATCAAGTGAGGAAGTTGAATTTCACGAGTTTTTGTGTATTTTCTTCACTTTCTATGTCCTCTCTCAACCCAACTCCTCTACAATATCAGCACCACCATGACCCAAcccttctctctcttcttcacgAACACTATTATCATCATCAATAAGGAAACAAACTTCTCTTCGTTCCAACTCATCCTCTGCTCTGGTTTCCCCCTCCCCCTCCTTTGACCATCACAACCACACCTCCATCCTCTTTTCATTTCTAATACTCTCTATCCTCTTTTCATCTTGTGTCCCCTTTTTCTTTCGCCGTGGCACAAATCTCTTATGCAAGATTTTTTTCCCCTGTTCACTGAATTCAGTTAAGCCTTCATGCCATTAAAATCTGAATGAGGAAGAGTTTCATAGTGAACAGAACGACTATAATTAGGATTAGTAGTAGTTAAAGGAGGAGAAGAAAAAGATGACGATGGAGGAAAATAAATATTAGGAGAATAGATCCAAGAAAAGGGGTTAAGGAGGAGAAGTGGAGCTTTCCGATGAGGAAGAGGGACTGAACAAGTGGAATCAGAAAGGAAAGTCCTATAGAAGAGAGGAAGACGAGTGCTtgcagagagagagagaggacgGGGGACTCTATGGTGGCGCTGATGATTGTGAGAAGGAGGATATAGGAGGTTGAGGGAGAAAATGAAGAAACCAAAAAGAAACAACCAAAAACCCACTTACCTTAAGAGAAGGGACCCCATCTGATGCTCGGAGCTATGTTTAATACTTTCTTGTCTCTTGTCTTATTTTTATGCCAACAATGGAGTGGGTTGTTACTTTCCATTTGAGTAATTAATTCGTGTTTGATTCTGACTCCTAAAACTTGTATGAACTTTTCAGGTTAGGCAGATGCATTTAGTTGCTCCCTTGGAGAATCAATTTTCTCTAATATACACTATTCTGAAGGAGCATATTGCGGATGATGTCAACTATAAGGTATGAATATTGATCAACTGGTATCTTTTAGTGAATTAAATTTGGACTGGAATTGATGTCAACTATAAGGTATGAATATTGATCAACTGGTATCTTTTAGTGAATTAAATTTGGACTGGAATTTTAGAGATATGCTGTTCCTTGGATGATGTTGTTGGTGAATTCATGACATGGTCTGGTCTATACAGGTTCTTGTATTCTGTACGACAGCAATGGTGACAAGATTAGTTGCGGATCTTCTTGGTGAGCTTAACATGAATGTTCGTGAGATTCATTCTAGGAAACCACAGAGTTACAGAACCAGAGTGTCTGATGAGTTTCGCAAGTCAAAGGGTATTATTCTTGTCACGTCTGATGTGTCAGCACGTGGAGTTGATTATCCAGATGTTTCGCTTGTTATACAGGTATTAGACTTCACACATCTGCTGCTTTAGTCTGAGATGTATTGACCCGTGTTTGTATTGTATTGTTAAAATCTCAATTGTTTCATGTGTAGATGGGAGTGCCGTCAGGTAGAGAACAATACATACATCGGCTAGGAAGAACAGGACGTAAAGGCAAAGAAGGGGTAGGGATACTTATGTTGGCACCATGGGAAGACATCTTCTTAAAGTCAATAAAGGATCTTCCTATTACCAAGGCAACACCGCCAACGGTTGACCCTGATATGAAGAAGAAAGTAAGATATAGCACACATTCATTACTTCCCTGTACAATTTTAATAGAGTTCGTTTGTTCTTTTGAATttacttttgtttttcttgttgtgACCGGCCATAGGTGGAGCGTGGGTTATCAAATGTAGACATGAAGAACAAGGAAGCAGCATATCAGGCATGGCTTGGGTACTATAATTCAAATAAGAGTGTTGGACGAGATAAAATTAGACTTGTAGAGCTTGCGAATGAGTTTAGTCGGAGCATGGGACTCGACACTCCTCCCGCCATCTCCAAGCTTATTCTTGGCAAGATGGGCTTAAAGAATGTCCCTGGTTTACGTGTTAAATAGAGACATAATTAATTGTTCTGTCAAAATTTTGGGGTTATATAACAAGCAATTTTTCAAGCTTGTAACATTTTAGTTTTGGTTTTTAATTATAGGAAATCTTGTAAGTTTGACACTTTATTGGCAGTAggaatttttataattatttgtaTTCTTTGTAATTTAAGCATACATCGTAAAATATCTTTGGCATGCATCGAGTTTAGTTTTTCGCTGAAAGAAGTCGTGTTTCTTTGTTACGGAGTAGTTTGTTATGACTTGCGAGAATAAAACTATCTAGCACCCCTAAAGTGAGAAGGCAGCTTTGCAGCAAGTCCAAAAGAGGCTAATGAGCCCCCTGgttgggcgaacgatgaagcACCATGCTTGAATAGACTTAGataattttgctaagtatgagaTGGGCTTTTGTTCTCCAATAGaggctaatgagccccatgcttgggcgaacgatgaagcGCCATGCTTGAATAGACTTAGataattttgctaagtatgagaTGGGCTTTTGTTCTCCAATAGaggctaatgagccccatgcttgggtgAACGATGAAGCGCCATGCTTGAATAGACTTAGataattttgctaagtatgagaTGGACTTTTGTTCTCCAAAGGAACTAATGAGCCCCACGTTTAGGCGAACGATGAAGCCCCATGCTTGAATAGACTTAGataattttgctaagtatgagaTGGGCTTTTGTTCTCCAAATGAACTAATGAGCCCCAGGCTCGGGCGAACGATGCAACACCAACGACTTTGGCTTTTGATAGACGCACATGGAGTGGCATATGGAGCGTGTGGCTTCtacttgccgcacatgatggtgccatggcttctacttttcGCACATAattgtgccatggcttctacttgtcGCACATGATGGTAtcatggcttctacttgccgcacatgatggtgccatggcttctacttgctGCACATGATGGTGTCATGGCTTCTACTTGGCGCACATGATGGTGTCAGGGCTTCTAtttgccgcacatgatggtgtcgTGACTTCTACTTGTCGTACATGATGGTGTCATGGCTTCTActcgccgcacatgatggtgcaaTGGCTTCTACTTGTCGCACATGATGGTGtcatggcttctacttgccgcacatgatggtgcgaTGACTTCTACTTGCTGCACATGATTGTGCGATGCAGACACATAACGTAGCGTTGAAACTCGGGTTGTCATTTCATGCCCATAGCTTGATGGCCTTACGTTTGGCTGTTGGTGCAAGTCATGAGCGAACAATGATTcatattttgctaagtatggggaTGGgatgttgttctccaaaggagctaatgagccccatgcttgggtgAACGATGATGccccattcttgaaaatgacttagattattttgctaagtatgggaatggactgctgttctccaaaggagctaatgagccccatgcttgggcgaacgatgatgccccattcttgaaaatgacttagatattttgctaagtaatgggttgttgttctccaaaggagctaatgagccccatgcttgggcgaacgatgatgcaccattcttgaaaatgacttagattattttgctaagtatgggaatgggcttctgttctccaaagggactaatgagccccatgcttgggcgaacgacgATGCgtaattcttgaaaatgacttagatatttttttgctaagtatgggaatgggttgttgttctccaaaggagctaatgagccccatgcttgggcgaacgatgatgcaccattcttgaaaatgacttagatttttttgctaagtatgagaatgggctgttgttctccaaaggagctaatgagccccatgattgggcgaacgatgaagtaccattcttgaaaatgacttagattattttgctaagtataaGAGTGAGTTCATATGTTTGAACTTGGCTTGTATTTTCCTTTTGATGTATGCTGAGCTTGCTTGGCCAATGTTTGGCTTCTCCTTTACAACattctaaaaatacaaaaaattccTAAATAATATCCGCCGAGCTCTTTACTGCct contains these protein-coding regions:
- the LOC110791251 gene encoding DEAD-box ATP-dependent RNA helicase 31, whose protein sequence is MPLRPPPLRSFLSPLPVSLYPPMSLNSIRQPYFSIPTFRRIFPLKLKYLGLGFPQTHKFSTSPFRPRSSSGPKYPRDVVPKAAPVSKSLAEDEDELNNWVSGLRTSSFRSGVLTEDEEDSGRGRGKIRGSIGQMGKRGRDSNFGSEGIDEDKGLRKFGKKGFRDSGNSGAMSNSPRFERKFGGEDDRKRDGVREGVRGNERDFGARNGRDSSNTSKFVRRVGGEDGGRDMKKRVGGRDFVKGKGGGEKTVVKRAAFVSEDDDDDDDDDEIETEHEKKKSVSGFLDLIGGEDSEEESDEEDDEIVIKSRSSLFANEGEKPSSGPSSSDRGDSESYLSDTRFDQCAISPLSLKAIKDVGYEKLTMVQAATLPVILKGKDVMAKAKTGTGKTVAFLLPSIEVVINTPPASRDQKRPPVLVLVICPTRELASQAATEAKTLLKYHPTIGVQVVIGGTRLAVEQKRMQANPCQILVATPGRLRDHMENTAGFATRLMGVKVLVLDEADHLLDMGFRKDIEKIIAATPKQRQTLLFSATVPDDVRQISHIALKRDHEFISTVLEGSEETHAKVRQMHLVAPLENQFSLIYTILKEHIADDVNYKVLVFCTTAMVTRLVADLLGELNMNVREIHSRKPQSYRTRVSDEFRKSKGIILVTSDVSARGVDYPDVSLVIQMGVPSGREQYIHRLGRTGRKGKEGVGILMLAPWEDIFLKSIKDLPITKATPPTVDPDMKKKVERGLSNVDMKNKEAAYQAWLGYYNSNKSVGRDKIRLVELANEFSRSMGLDTPPAISKLILGKMGLKNVPGLRVK